The following proteins are co-located in the Halococcus saccharolyticus DSM 5350 genome:
- a CDS encoding redoxin domain-containing protein: MSIARLDFELPNAGAGPDSLSLDAFADDHDAIVLLFQRDYHCGNCKDQLQDVAERYDEFTERNVAVVSVLPEPKARAREWQESFDLPFPLLADPDTEVGDQYDQPTRFGALGELHDLVGRMPQTVILDTRNDDLDAHSIHEGDSPADRPSIDAILGELDDLLAA; encoded by the coding sequence ATGTCCATCGCGCGACTCGATTTCGAACTTCCGAACGCCGGTGCGGGACCAGACTCCCTCTCCCTCGACGCGTTCGCCGATGATCACGACGCGATCGTGCTCCTCTTTCAGCGCGATTACCACTGCGGCAACTGCAAGGACCAACTCCAGGACGTCGCGGAGCGCTACGACGAGTTTACCGAGCGCAACGTCGCCGTCGTCTCGGTCCTGCCCGAGCCGAAAGCTCGCGCTCGCGAGTGGCAGGAGTCGTTCGACCTTCCGTTTCCGCTGCTCGCGGATCCCGATACTGAGGTCGGCGACCAGTACGACCAGCCGACCCGGTTCGGCGCGCTCGGCGAACTCCACGACCTCGTCGGACGGATGCCCCAAACCGTGATCCTCGACACCCGCAACGACGATCTCGACGCCCACTCGATCCACGAAGGCGATTCGCCAGCCGACCGTCCGTCGATCGACGCCATCCTCGGCGAACTCGACGACCTGCTCGCGGCGTGA
- a CDS encoding SLC13 family permease codes for MSFGGVMMPAQLPPVTADMLVVFAITLLAFSLFATERVPVDVTALIVMVALMVLEPWTQISVEAGVAGFSNDATITVLAMFILSAGISRTGAVQQLGKRMASFAGSDERRQLLSVVSVAGIPSGFLNNTPIVAMLIPAVSDLAREGGTSPSKLLIPLSYASMVGGMLTLIGTSTNLVASDVSARLLGRPFSMFEFTGLGAIVFLTGAGYLLLVGHRLIPERIAPDEGLLAEYEMSEYLTEVVVAEDSPLVGRTITTIDEAFPPEIAVVQVLRGNEEIEGSSGATVEGGDALIVRAGVERIQRLAGTRGLSIAATDVTEATFGGPASGAAADVADGETERVATARDSRTFVELVIPTGSSFVGKRPVETSLGREYGVDLLSLRRGTELLHRRLEGLVLDRGDTLLVHAAPETLERMAADPNVIVARELADRGYRTDKLPLAVGIVLGVVGLAALGVLDILVAALGGVIAMVLGGVLDPDELYDAVEWDVIFLLAGLIPLGIAFDRTGTAALIGALVAETAAYLPALGVLWVFYVITALTTAVVSNAGSVVLMIPIGVATAGTIGANPFAFVLAVTFAASADFMTPVGYQTNLLVYGPGGYRFTDYARVGAPLQLVLSVVTVLGIAALWGV; via the coding sequence ATGTCGTTCGGTGGTGTCATGATGCCCGCGCAGTTGCCCCCAGTCACGGCCGACATGCTGGTCGTGTTCGCGATCACCCTCCTTGCATTCTCGCTGTTCGCGACCGAACGCGTCCCGGTCGACGTCACCGCGCTGATCGTAATGGTCGCGCTGATGGTGCTCGAACCGTGGACCCAGATCTCGGTCGAGGCGGGCGTCGCGGGCTTTTCGAACGACGCCACGATCACGGTGCTCGCGATGTTCATCCTGAGCGCGGGGATCAGCCGCACGGGCGCGGTCCAGCAACTCGGCAAGCGAATGGCGTCGTTCGCCGGGAGCGACGAACGACGACAGCTTCTCTCGGTAGTGTCGGTCGCCGGGATCCCGTCGGGATTTCTCAACAACACGCCGATCGTCGCCATGTTGATCCCGGCAGTATCCGATCTCGCGCGCGAGGGCGGCACGTCGCCGTCGAAACTCCTCATCCCGCTCTCGTACGCCTCGATGGTCGGCGGAATGTTGACGCTGATCGGGACCTCGACCAACCTCGTCGCGAGCGACGTCTCCGCACGGCTGCTCGGCCGGCCGTTCTCGATGTTCGAGTTCACGGGGCTGGGCGCGATCGTCTTTCTCACCGGCGCGGGCTACCTCCTGCTCGTCGGCCACCGGCTCATCCCCGAACGGATCGCTCCTGACGAGGGGTTGTTGGCGGAGTACGAGATGAGTGAGTACCTTACCGAAGTCGTGGTCGCCGAGGACTCACCCCTCGTGGGCCGAACGATCACGACGATCGACGAGGCGTTCCCGCCCGAGATCGCCGTCGTCCAGGTGCTCCGCGGCAACGAGGAAATAGAGGGATCGTCCGGAGCCACCGTCGAAGGCGGCGACGCGCTCATCGTCCGCGCGGGCGTCGAGCGCATCCAGCGCCTCGCCGGGACACGGGGACTCTCGATCGCGGCGACCGACGTGACCGAAGCTACGTTCGGCGGGCCGGCAAGCGGCGCGGCCGCGGACGTAGCGGACGGCGAAACCGAGCGCGTCGCCACGGCCCGTGATTCACGAACGTTCGTCGAGCTCGTGATCCCGACCGGCTCGTCGTTCGTGGGCAAGCGGCCGGTCGAGACATCATTGGGGCGCGAGTACGGCGTCGACCTCCTTTCGCTCCGGCGCGGGACCGAACTCCTCCACCGCCGGCTCGAAGGTCTCGTTCTCGATCGCGGGGACACCCTACTCGTCCACGCGGCCCCCGAAACCCTCGAACGGATGGCGGCCGACCCGAACGTGATTGTCGCGCGCGAACTCGCCGACCGCGGGTACCGGACCGACAAGCTCCCGCTCGCGGTCGGGATCGTGCTCGGGGTGGTAGGCCTCGCAGCGCTCGGCGTGCTCGACATCCTCGTTGCTGCGCTCGGCGGCGTGATCGCGATGGTGCTCGGCGGCGTGCTCGACCCCGACGAGCTCTACGACGCGGTCGAGTGGGACGTGATATTCCTGCTCGCGGGGCTCATTCCCCTCGGGATCGCGTTCGACCGGACCGGTACAGCGGCGCTGATCGGCGCACTGGTCGCCGAGACAGCCGCGTACCTCCCGGCGCTCGGCGTGCTCTGGGTGTTCTACGTCATCACCGCGCTCACGACAGCCGTCGTGAGCAACGCCGGCAGCGTCGTCCTCATGATCCCGATCGGGGTGGCGACCGCCGGAACCATCGGCGCGAACCCGTTCGCGTTCGTGCTCGCGGTGACGTTCGCGGCGAGCGCCGACTTCATGACGCCGGTCGGCTACCAGACCAATCTCCTCGTGTACGGCCCCGGCGGCTACCGGTTCACCGACTACGCTCGCGTGGGCGCGCCGCTACAACTCGTCCTGTCGGTCGTGACGGTTCTCGGGATCGCCGCGCTCTGGGGCGTTTGA
- a CDS encoding replication factor C small subunit, with amino-acid sequence MSESATGAAGRDEIWIEKYRPETLADVVGHENIVGRLESYVAQNDLPHLLFSGPAGVGKTTSSMAIAREVYGDDWRENFLELNASDERGIDVVRDRIKDFARTSFGGYDYRIIFLDEADALTSDAQSALRRTMEQFANNTRFILSCNYSSQIIDPIQSRCAVFRFGPLAEEAVGEYIRRVAENEGIEVTDDGVDALVYAADGDMRKALNGLQAAATMEGAVDDEAVYGITATARPEEIEAMVERALDGDFTAARAKLDDLLTDAGLGGGDVIDQLHRSAWDFDLDDAATVRLLERVGETDYRITQGANERLQLEALLAALALEAE; translated from the coding sequence ATGAGCGAGAGCGCGACTGGGGCGGCCGGCCGGGACGAGATCTGGATCGAGAAGTACCGCCCCGAGACGCTCGCGGACGTGGTCGGCCACGAGAACATCGTTGGTCGCCTCGAAAGCTACGTCGCCCAGAACGACCTGCCCCACCTCCTGTTTTCGGGACCGGCCGGCGTCGGGAAGACCACGAGCTCGATGGCGATCGCCCGCGAGGTGTACGGCGACGACTGGCGCGAGAACTTCCTCGAACTCAACGCCAGCGACGAGCGGGGGATCGACGTCGTGCGGGATCGGATCAAGGATTTCGCCCGCACCAGCTTCGGCGGCTACGACTACCGGATCATCTTTTTGGACGAGGCCGACGCGCTCACGAGCGACGCCCAGTCGGCGCTCCGCCGCACGATGGAGCAGTTCGCGAACAACACCCGCTTCATCCTCTCGTGTAACTACTCCAGTCAGATCATCGATCCGATCCAGTCCCGCTGTGCGGTGTTCCGGTTCGGGCCGCTCGCCGAGGAGGCTGTGGGTGAGTACATCAGACGAGTTGCAGAGAACGAGGGGATCGAGGTGACCGACGACGGCGTCGACGCGCTGGTGTACGCCGCCGATGGCGACATGCGAAAGGCGTTGAACGGCCTCCAGGCCGCGGCCACGATGGAGGGCGCGGTCGACGACGAAGCGGTGTACGGGATCACCGCGACCGCGCGCCCCGAGGAGATCGAGGCGATGGTCGAGCGCGCGCTCGACGGCGATTTCACCGCTGCGCGCGCGAAACTCGACGACCTCCTGACCGACGCCGGACTCGGTGGCGGCGACGTCATTGACCAACTCCACCGCTCGGCGTGGGACTTCGACCTCGACGACGCGGCCACGGTTCGACTGCTAGAGCGCGTCGGCGAGACCGACTACCGAATCACCCAGGGCGCGAACGAACGCCTCCAGTTAGAGGCGCTGCTCGCCGCGCTCGCGCTCGAAGCGGAGTAG
- a CDS encoding GNAT family N-acetyltransferase produces the protein MGVLDGAALAVDAETVRAAIDREVVLVAVADDRVLGACVLDGREITTIAVRRARRDQGIGTALVEAAGEHHTGNDDPLVARFDAPVRPFYEALGFTIEPADEPGRFRGRRD, from the coding sequence ATGGGCGTGCTGGACGGGGCGGCGCTCGCGGTCGATGCGGAGACGGTTCGTGCAGCGATCGATCGAGAAGTGGTGCTGGTCGCGGTCGCCGACGACCGGGTGCTCGGCGCGTGCGTTCTCGACGGCCGCGAGATCACGACGATCGCCGTCCGGCGCGCACGGCGTGATCAGGGGATCGGTACGGCGCTGGTTGAGGCGGCCGGGGAGCACCACACGGGGAACGACGACCCCCTCGTCGCGCGGTTCGACGCTCCCGTTCGTCCGTTCTACGAGGCGCTCGGATTCACGATCGAGCCGGCCGACGAACCCGGACGGTTCCGAGGCCGACGCGACTGA
- the samp2 gene encoding ubiquitin-like small modifier protein SAMP2: MITVDIAGDETHELDVEGTYADLLDAVGLGPHEATVLVDGRPVPDDRPIDADHVRVLRLIKGG; the protein is encoded by the coding sequence ATGATCACGGTCGACATCGCTGGCGACGAAACGCACGAACTCGACGTCGAGGGAACGTACGCCGACCTGCTCGACGCCGTCGGGCTGGGGCCACACGAGGCAACCGTGCTGGTCGACGGCCGTCCCGTCCCGGACGATCGCCCGATCGACGCCGACCACGTTCGGGTGCTCCGGCTCATCAAGGGTGGGTGA